From the Candidatus Methanomethylophilaceae archaeon genome, one window contains:
- a CDS encoding DUF424 family protein, with protein sequence MGGDTILAACDDELLGRSLKEGGRRIAVSEAFYSGAAIEENELAEWMRSAGSMNLIGNRAVELAVREGYATSDQAFEICGVKYLMVVMM encoded by the coding sequence ATGGGCGGGGACACGATCCTCGCCGCGTGCGACGACGAGCTTCTTGGCAGGTCCCTGAAGGAAGGGGGCCGCAGGATCGCGGTCAGCGAAGCCTTCTACAGCGGCGCGGCCATCGAAGAGAATGAGCTGGCCGAATGGATGAGATCGGCCGGTTCCATGAATCTGATAGGCAACCGCGCCGTGGAATTGGCGGTCAGGGAAGGGTACGCAACTTCGGACCAAGCGTTCGAGATCTGCGGCGTCAAATATCTGATGGTCGTGATGATGTGA
- a CDS encoding fumarate hydratase: MMRLPEPVEDVVVNLLRLANTKLPMDIGWALEAAAGWESGEIASIQLGAIMENAKKAEHLGLPMCQDTGIPVFYVRGKFDSSIAKDIANGVRRATKSIPLRPNAVDPITRENSGDNLGLGMPIIHYMPTDDEFTEITVLPKGAGSENMTRLAMLNPSDGIEGVKRFVIDAVLDAGGRPCPPTIVGVGIGGTSDRCVEMAKEALLAPIDSENPDPDLAKLEEDLFTALNSSGLGPMGLGGSTTSFAVKAKKAYCHTASLPVAVNIGCWATRRASARITENGVHYSQGAIL, translated from the coding sequence ATGATGAGACTGCCAGAGCCGGTGGAGGACGTCGTCGTCAACCTTCTCCGCTTGGCCAACACAAAGCTCCCGATGGACATCGGCTGGGCGCTCGAAGCCGCCGCCGGATGGGAATCTGGGGAGATAGCCAGCATTCAGCTCGGCGCCATAATGGAGAACGCTAAGAAAGCCGAGCATCTGGGGCTTCCCATGTGCCAGGACACCGGGATTCCGGTGTTCTATGTCAGAGGGAAGTTCGATTCCTCGATAGCCAAGGACATTGCCAACGGGGTGCGGAGGGCGACCAAGTCGATCCCGCTGAGGCCCAACGCTGTCGATCCCATCACCCGCGAGAACAGCGGCGACAATCTCGGGCTGGGCATGCCCATAATCCATTACATGCCGACCGACGACGAGTTCACCGAGATCACCGTCCTCCCGAAAGGGGCCGGCTCGGAGAACATGACCCGCCTGGCGATGCTGAACCCCTCCGATGGGATCGAAGGCGTGAAAAGATTCGTCATCGACGCCGTTCTCGACGCGGGCGGAAGGCCCTGCCCCCCGACCATAGTCGGAGTCGGCATAGGCGGGACATCCGACAGATGCGTGGAGATGGCCAAGGAGGCTCTTCTCGCTCCGATAGATTCGGAGAATCCAGACCCGGATCTGGCGAAGCTGGAGGAGGATCTGTTCACGGCGCTCAATTCCTCCGGTCTCGGGCCGATGGGATTGGGCGGATCGACGACGTCGTTCGCGGTGAAGGCGAAGAAAGCTTACTGCCACACGGCCAGCCTTCCAGTTGCCGTCAACATCGGATGCTGGGCGACCCGCCGCGCCTCCGCCAGGATAACAGAGAACGGTGTCCACTATTCTCAGGGGGCCATATTATGA
- a CDS encoding carboxypeptidase regulatory-like domain-containing protein, which produces MRHLAFPAATVAIVVLAALLPFASFAEGGGESATFIEGYVSSDIKGENTFLKNAEITAVSSNGTIYRSTTDSKGFFSLPCPKGEYSISVECKGFKQVDFGNVSAGGPPLYVTLDMRSSEAIWGMDTPHALQVLGIVILLIIVGVGMAVFLICKRKRANAATVIGPLPEEKGSTEDSDDIGYGEEDGDEYVKNGINYP; this is translated from the coding sequence ATGAGACACTTGGCGTTTCCCGCTGCGACCGTTGCGATCGTGGTTTTGGCGGCGCTCTTGCCGTTCGCATCTTTTGCCGAAGGCGGCGGAGAAAGCGCCACTTTCATCGAGGGATACGTCTCCAGCGACATCAAAGGGGAGAATACCTTCCTCAAAAACGCCGAGATAACCGCTGTAAGCAGCAACGGAACCATATACAGGTCCACCACCGATTCCAAAGGCTTCTTCAGCCTCCCATGCCCAAAAGGAGAATATTCAATTTCGGTGGAATGCAAGGGGTTCAAGCAAGTGGATTTCGGGAATGTCTCCGCAGGCGGGCCTCCGCTTTATGTCACCCTCGACATGAGAAGCAGCGAAGCGATCTGGGGCATGGATACCCCGCACGCCCTGCAGGTCCTTGGGATAGTCATCCTTCTCATCATCGTCGGCGTCGGCATGGCCGTATTCCTGATATGCAAGAGAAAGAGAGCCAATGCCGCCACGGTCATCGGGCCCTTACCCGAAGAGAAAGGCAGCACCGAAGACTCGGACGACATCGGCTATGGCGAAGAGGATGGGGACGAATACGTCAAGAACGGGATCAATTACCCCTGA
- a CDS encoding fumarate hydratase C-terminal domain-containing protein, whose amino-acid sequence MRSFTAPLTETDARSLKLGDTVYLFGSVITGRDEMHIRALEYAKEGKPLPQGLEGATLFHCGPIMAKNDAGEWKVLAAGPTTSARMNKLEPEMIRRFHIRAIIGKGGMSDGVAEAMKEVGCVYLAATGGVAISYAEGLKRCSGVEWLDLGMAEAMWRFETDRFGPLIVAMDAEGNSLYKRVSESLVRGN is encoded by the coding sequence ATGAGGTCGTTCACCGCCCCTCTCACAGAAACTGATGCAAGATCGCTGAAGCTCGGGGACACCGTGTATCTCTTCGGTTCCGTCATAACCGGCCGCGACGAGATGCACATCCGCGCCCTGGAATACGCAAAGGAAGGCAAGCCTCTGCCTCAGGGGTTGGAAGGCGCCACCCTGTTCCATTGCGGTCCGATAATGGCCAAGAACGACGCCGGAGAATGGAAGGTCTTGGCAGCAGGGCCCACCACCTCCGCCAGGATGAACAAGCTGGAGCCCGAGATGATCCGCAGATTCCATATCCGCGCCATCATAGGCAAGGGCGGGATGTCAGACGGGGTCGCAGAAGCCATGAAGGAAGTCGGCTGCGTATATCTGGCTGCCACCGGCGGGGTAGCGATATCGTACGCGGAAGGGCTCAAAAGATGCTCCGGCGTGGAATGGCTCGACTTAGGGATGGCGGAAGCCATGTGGCGCTTCGAAACGGATAGGTTCGGCCCTCTCATCGTCGCCATGGACGCGGAAGGGAACAGCCTTTACAAGAGGGTCTCGGAGTCCCTGGTCAGGGGTAATTGA